AGCAGATTGATGTATTGAATGGATTCCCCGCTTAGATTGTAGGAATCCAATAATTCTCGCCGGATCGTAGGGGATTGAGGATTGAGATCTTTCGCTCGTAATAGATGGAATTTCGCTGACTTGAAGAATAATGAGTATTTTTCAGAGATATATCTGTCCCTTCTGTAATCACCTAACTCCCGTCTGAGTTTGGATTCTTCCTTTTCGTTTTTGATTACATACTCTTCCGCTGCGAATCTTTCTATTTCATCCAAATCATCGATTTGCAAAGACCTTCTGTAATGAAAACTTGCAAACTTGGAACGGTTCAATTCTTCACCGAGCGCGGCTTCCAATGCATGGTAATGTTTGTTCTCTGGAAATTCACGAGCTAACTCGTAGATCAATTTGAATCCGGATTCCAAAATATTCGTATCTAAATTTCCCGAAGAGTAAGATTGAATCATTTTCAACTTCACTAATAATAATCTGGATAATTCGTGTTTTTTATCCAGATTCAAAGCGTTGTTGATGTTTTCCTCCACATCGGCAAGGGAACTGAGTAAATTTGGGACATGGAAATAGTTCCTGTACAAACCCAATTTTGCAATCAGATAGAATCCGTCCGGATCGCTTGGACTTTGAGAAATATACCGTTTCAGACTTTCTTCCGATTCTTTCCATTGGGAAGATCGCAAATAAAGTTCACCTAACATTTTCTCTACGTCTTTCGGATACCCCAGCTTTTCACTTAAGATTTTCAGCTTATGAATCGCGAGTTCCTTTCTTCCTATCGCATAAAGATAACGCGATTCCAAAATCCGCAAACTGGAATGATTCGGAAATTCTTCGAGTAGAGGGTCGATTCGTTTGGGAACTTCGGAAAATTCTTCCAAATCTATGTTGATTTCCGAGAGCCCGATCACCGCAGGAAAATTTTTAGGAGAACGGGACAATACCTCGGCGAATGCCCGTTTAGCATCGGTTAGCGACCCTAATGTTTTGGAACATTCCGCAAATCCTATCTTCGCCTCGATGGAATTGTTGTTTTTTCTAAGCGCATTTTGGAAATGAACGATTCCTTTCCTGCAATCATTCTGGGATTGTTTTTCCTTTCCTATTTCAATTTCTTCCAATACCGTCTGGGACTCGATCGAACCGAAACCGATTAAGATCAGGGAGATAAGAAAAAATTTAGTTTTCATAAGGTACAAAATACCCTCCCAAATCTTTTCCTTTGACTCCTCTGTAGTCCACGTCTACAACCAGTTTGATATATCTGTCTACCAACTCGGGATTGATATCCGTTTTGTAGGAAAGAATGTATCTGTAATCGAAGTAGGATCTGAAAATCGAATATAAATTTCTTTCTTCTCCTTCTCCGTCCAAAACAATAAACTTCCCATTCGTCGGTTCCGTGATATCGACCCATGATTTTTTAACGGAAGGAGAGGATGAAGTGGACAATACGAATATGGGAATCGAATGTGCTTTCGCATAATCTACGATTCTGGATTTGGAATATTGTAAAAAATGACTCTCTTTGCTTTCAGAGGCAACAAGAAAGACCAGGATTCTCGGTCCGATATTCATTGTTAGTTGATTTAGTGCGGAGATTGCAGATTTACCGAAATTAAAATTTTCTTCTTTTTTAGAATCTCTTATCTTTGCTAAAATTTCTTTCTGGGATTTCGTGGAGGGAATGATGAGATTTGAATCTTTGCCGGCCCGAAACAATGATATGTTGTCCCATTCCGTTAGAGATCGGAAAAAAGGAATCAGAGAATCATTCAACAATCCTTCCGATTTCCCAAGAATTTCGCTATTTTCATAAACGAAGGCAAGATTCATTTTTTCATTTAGCTTTTCTTTCTTTGCCAGAGAAAACAAAGGAGTCATATTATCATTTTCATACACCCGAAATGCCAATCTATCTACGCCTATGATTTCCTTGCCTGCACGGTTTCTCAGTCTGGTATAAATATGTATGTTTGGGAATTCGG
The nucleotide sequence above comes from Leptospira kobayashii. Encoded proteins:
- a CDS encoding tetratricopeptide repeat protein, with protein sequence MKTKFFLISLILIGFGSIESQTVLEEIEIGKEKQSQNDCRKGIVHFQNALRKNNNSIEAKIGFAECSKTLGSLTDAKRAFAEVLSRSPKNFPAVIGLSEINIDLEEFSEVPKRIDPLLEEFPNHSSLRILESRYLYAIGRKELAIHKLKILSEKLGYPKDVEKMLGELYLRSSQWKESEESLKRYISQSPSDPDGFYLIAKLGLYRNYFHVPNLLSSLADVEENINNALNLDKKHELSRLLLVKLKMIQSYSSGNLDTNILESGFKLIYELAREFPENKHYHALEAALGEELNRSKFASFHYRRSLQIDDLDEIERFAAEEYVIKNEKEESKLRRELGDYRRDRYISEKYSLFFKSAKFHLLRAKDLNPQSPTIRRELLDSYNLSGESIQYINLLLRQREEDPTNFKMQNKLEFAIANLKQSLESQEGYVTIEQSGVHNSVVSTSPEVFVFDLESKVAFPEHYFAGRLLSKALRYNLQNLFNVRLPSDSEFQMIRTSLKELDFHPYSKTIPFSVESLTVLDKERRNTAKIRYVVHGNYQYANDSIDVEIYLYDRTTSKNIGVWKTNQKGRDGLSTILNRISEKIKNSLPIEGKILKVKKDEVLVSLGKRDGLTAKTVVRFVRKGSLITEGDVTALGQDISIIKPKNRGWEKELATGDFVTVRLEQDTKK